From Spirosoma aerolatum, one genomic window encodes:
- a CDS encoding gluconate 2-dehydrogenase subunit 3 family protein, with amino-acid sequence MAGAVGGLISLPAWANGWTAESVRSVQPFISAEQTELLAEMVETIIPATDTPGAKALNVHQFVQKMVADCYDKSAQDRFKNGLESLDSWAQKSFGKPFSQGDVAQRTGLMTQLSKSADSAQKDFYGLVKGLTIRGYMTSEYVMTNLTHYQFIPGHYYGCVPVSKK; translated from the coding sequence ATGGCGGGTGCCGTTGGAGGGCTGATTAGCCTGCCCGCCTGGGCCAATGGATGGACGGCTGAATCGGTCCGTTCAGTACAACCGTTTATCTCTGCCGAGCAGACCGAATTGCTGGCCGAAATGGTCGAAACCATTATTCCAGCGACGGACACGCCGGGAGCTAAAGCCTTGAATGTTCATCAGTTTGTTCAGAAGATGGTAGCTGACTGTTACGACAAATCGGCCCAGGACCGGTTCAAAAACGGGCTTGAATCACTGGATAGTTGGGCACAGAAATCGTTTGGAAAGCCGTTCAGCCAGGGCGATGTGGCACAACGTACTGGCCTGATGACCCAGCTGTCTAAATCAGCCGATTCGGCCCAGAAAGATTTCTACGGACTCGTCAAAGGACTAACCATCCGGGGTTATATGACGTCGGAGTATGTGATGACGAATCTGACCCATTACCAATTTATTCCCGGCCACTATTACGGTTGTGTTCCTGTTTCTAAAAAGTAA
- a CDS encoding GMC oxidoreductase, with amino-acid sequence MSYFNIDAQAQNTYDAIVIGSGISGGWAAKELTGKGLRTLVLERGRDVRHVTDYPTTNMQPWEFEHRNQLKRDIREANPIVSKCYAFYEGTEQFFVKDAEHPYVQEKPFDWIRGYQVGGKSLLWARQTQRWSDFDFQGPARDGFAVDWPIRYADIAPWYSYVERFAGITGNKDGLATLPDGEFLPPHEWNCVEKHFQKKIATRYKDRHVIMGRAAHITQPQPIHFQQGRAQCQHRTICERGCPFGGYFSSNASTIPWAAKTGKMTLRPHSTVHSIIYDEAKGRATGVRVVDTQTKQMHEFYARIIFLNAAALNSNLILLNSTSHRFPNGLGNDSGVLGKYVAFHNYRAGISAEYDGDLDSTTDGRRPNGPYIPRFRNVEKQETNFLRGYAAGFSAGRSSRTDQSGVGADLKESLLNPKLGGWYVGSHMMGETIPKETNYVALDPTLKDPYGIPQLKIAIVYDDNDDKMVKDYQEQLTEMFTEAGFKNIRVRDDHRNPGLDIHEMGGARMGKDPKSSILNKWNQVHHCKNVFVTDGACMTSTSTQNPSLTYMALTARAADYAVKGLKKGLV; translated from the coding sequence ATGTCTTATTTTAATATTGACGCCCAGGCTCAGAATACCTACGATGCCATCGTTATTGGTTCAGGAATCAGCGGGGGCTGGGCGGCTAAAGAACTTACCGGAAAAGGATTGCGTACGCTGGTACTCGAACGGGGCCGCGATGTTCGACATGTAACCGATTACCCAACGACGAATATGCAGCCCTGGGAGTTTGAGCACCGGAATCAGCTCAAACGGGATATTCGGGAAGCGAATCCCATTGTCAGTAAATGTTACGCCTTTTACGAAGGTACCGAGCAGTTTTTTGTGAAAGATGCCGAGCACCCTTACGTTCAGGAAAAACCCTTCGACTGGATTCGGGGCTATCAGGTCGGTGGTAAATCGCTGCTATGGGCCCGCCAGACTCAACGCTGGAGCGACTTCGATTTTCAGGGGCCTGCCCGCGATGGATTCGCAGTCGATTGGCCGATCCGGTATGCCGACATTGCTCCCTGGTACAGTTACGTCGAAAGATTTGCGGGTATTACCGGCAATAAGGACGGCTTAGCCACCTTGCCCGATGGTGAATTTTTGCCTCCCCATGAGTGGAACTGCGTTGAAAAGCATTTTCAGAAAAAGATAGCGACCCGGTATAAGGATCGGCATGTGATTATGGGCCGGGCCGCTCACATTACCCAGCCGCAGCCCATTCATTTCCAGCAGGGCCGGGCGCAATGCCAGCATCGAACCATTTGCGAGCGGGGTTGCCCATTCGGGGGCTATTTCAGTAGCAATGCCAGTACGATTCCCTGGGCAGCCAAAACGGGTAAAATGACGTTGCGGCCGCACTCGACTGTGCATTCGATTATTTACGATGAAGCGAAGGGACGGGCAACGGGCGTTCGGGTGGTGGATACGCAAACGAAACAGATGCATGAGTTTTATGCCCGCATCATTTTCCTGAATGCGGCTGCTTTAAACTCCAATCTGATTCTGCTGAACTCAACTTCACATCGCTTCCCGAATGGGCTTGGTAACGATAGTGGCGTATTAGGTAAATACGTCGCGTTTCATAATTACCGGGCTGGAATTTCGGCTGAGTACGATGGTGACCTGGATTCGACTACCGATGGCCGCCGTCCGAATGGGCCATACATTCCCCGTTTCCGCAATGTTGAAAAGCAGGAAACGAACTTTCTGCGGGGGTATGCGGCTGGTTTCTCGGCTGGCCGTAGTTCGCGCACGGATCAGAGTGGAGTAGGGGCCGACCTGAAAGAGAGCCTCCTCAATCCGAAATTGGGTGGTTGGTATGTTGGTTCGCATATGATGGGCGAAACCATTCCTAAAGAAACCAACTACGTAGCGCTCGACCCAACGCTGAAAGATCCGTATGGCATTCCGCAACTGAAAATAGCCATTGTCTACGACGACAACGACGACAAGATGGTGAAGGATTATCAGGAGCAACTGACGGAAATGTTTACCGAAGCCGGTTTCAAAAACATCCGCGTCCGGGATGATCATCGCAACCCCGGTCTCGACATTCACGAGATGGGTGGTGCCCGCATGGGAAAAGACCCGAAGAGTTCGATTCTCAACAAATGGAATCAGGTTCACCACTGTAAAAATGTGTTTGTGACCGATGGCGCCTGTATGACCTCGACGTCGACTCAAAATCCATCGCTAACCTATATGGCCCTGACAGCCCGCGCTGCCGACTACGCCGTTAAGGGATTGAAAAAAGGGCTGGTCTAA
- a CDS encoding PQQ-dependent sugar dehydrogenase, which produces MNKPFLGIVCLLAIMLATDGNGTPTPSKPSKPGSTNEKKRDAPPALKLPSGFTGTIVAEDLGPARHIAITKRGDIYVKLSKLKDGKGIYRLRDTNKDGLIDEQIGFGDYPGTGIYLKNGYLYSSSNNSIFRYKLDANEEVISPDQPEKLVSGLVLRDRDQSKSIVVDNQNYVYVNVASYNDACREAGTGKGMTPCSILDSAAGIWRFKADASNQTYGDGIRYATGLKNVVGLDWNTKTNTLFVMQHGRGKFDDFYPQYYTPQMSAELPAETMYELHQGDDAGWPYIYYDPVQKKKILAPEYGGDGKKTGGEKAINPVMAFPAHLGPNGLLFYTGTAFPERYRNGAFIAFHSQSQPIHKGYMIGFVPFKNGKPSGPWEIFADNFAGIDLEKPTGPVQHRPCGLAQGPDGSLYVTDDLHGTLFKISYQAPSSARKPIASKKK; this is translated from the coding sequence ATGAATAAACCTTTTTTGGGCATTGTATGTCTGCTGGCGATTATGCTGGCTACAGATGGTAACGGTACACCTACCCCCAGTAAACCTTCCAAACCGGGCTCGACGAACGAAAAGAAACGTGATGCTCCGCCTGCCTTAAAATTACCGTCAGGTTTTACAGGAACCATTGTGGCCGAAGACCTGGGGCCAGCTCGGCACATTGCGATTACAAAAAGAGGAGACATTTATGTAAAACTGTCGAAACTAAAAGACGGGAAAGGGATTTATCGGCTTCGGGATACCAACAAAGACGGACTGATTGATGAACAGATTGGGTTTGGCGATTACCCAGGCACAGGAATCTATCTTAAAAATGGCTATCTCTATAGTTCGTCGAACAATAGCATTTTTCGGTACAAGCTGGACGCTAACGAAGAAGTCATCAGCCCCGATCAGCCCGAAAAGCTGGTTTCGGGATTAGTCCTGAGAGATCGGGATCAGTCGAAATCCATCGTTGTCGATAACCAGAATTACGTGTATGTCAACGTTGCTTCGTACAATGATGCGTGCCGGGAAGCGGGTACCGGCAAAGGCATGACGCCCTGTTCCATTCTGGATTCGGCGGCTGGCATCTGGCGGTTCAAAGCCGATGCATCGAATCAAACCTATGGCGATGGAATCCGGTATGCGACCGGATTGAAAAATGTAGTAGGACTGGACTGGAACACCAAAACCAACACGCTGTTTGTGATGCAGCATGGTCGGGGGAAATTCGACGATTTTTATCCGCAGTATTACACGCCCCAAATGAGTGCAGAACTGCCTGCCGAAACCATGTATGAACTCCACCAGGGCGATGATGCGGGCTGGCCGTATATTTATTATGATCCAGTGCAGAAGAAGAAAATTCTGGCTCCTGAATATGGTGGTGATGGTAAGAAAACGGGTGGAGAAAAAGCAATCAACCCGGTTATGGCGTTTCCGGCCCACCTCGGCCCGAACGGACTTCTGTTTTATACCGGCACAGCTTTCCCGGAGCGTTATCGGAATGGGGCCTTTATTGCCTTTCATAGTCAGTCGCAGCCGATCCATAAAGGATACATGATTGGTTTTGTACCGTTTAAAAATGGTAAGCCATCGGGCCCCTGGGAAATCTTTGCTGATAATTTTGCGGGCATCGATCTTGAGAAACCGACCGGCCCCGTTCAGCATCGCCCTTGTGGACTGGCGCAGGGCCCCGATGGATCACTTTATGTGACAGACGACCTGCATGGAACCTTGTTTAAAATCAGCTATCAGGCTCCGTCATCGGCCCGCAAACCGATTGCTTCGAAAAAAAAGTAA
- a CDS encoding DUF72 domain-containing protein yields MGLHIGTSGWSYEHWQGVLYPPGTPVYRRLAYYTQRFQTVELNSSFYRWPKQTTFAGWRQRLPDGFLLTVKAPRGLTHAKRLYAPEVWLDRIKACWHELGEKRAVLLVQLPPNQACDYDRLAYFLEQIPHWMRVAVEFRHTSWQQESIFQLLEQHQTAYCIMSGAHLPCILRATAPFVYIRMHGPDTQYLYGGSYSDDDLHWWADRLHEWDRMGKEVFVYFNNDGGGNAVRNAETLRRFV; encoded by the coding sequence ATGGGCCTTCATATTGGCACTTCAGGCTGGAGTTATGAGCATTGGCAGGGTGTTTTATACCCGCCCGGAACTCCTGTTTATCGCAGACTGGCGTATTATACGCAACGATTTCAGACGGTCGAGCTGAATAGTAGTTTCTACCGCTGGCCAAAACAGACCACCTTTGCCGGTTGGCGGCAGCGTTTGCCCGACGGCTTCCTGCTCACGGTGAAGGCGCCACGGGGCCTTACTCATGCCAAACGATTGTACGCACCCGAAGTCTGGCTGGATCGAATTAAAGCCTGCTGGCATGAACTGGGTGAAAAGCGGGCTGTGTTGCTGGTTCAGCTTCCGCCTAATCAGGCTTGTGATTATGATCGACTGGCTTATTTTCTGGAACAAATTCCGCATTGGATGCGGGTGGCAGTGGAGTTTCGACATACGAGCTGGCAACAGGAGTCCATTTTTCAATTACTGGAGCAACACCAGACCGCCTATTGCATCATGAGTGGGGCACATCTGCCCTGTATTCTGCGGGCCACCGCGCCTTTTGTATACATACGTATGCACGGCCCCGATACACAGTACTTATACGGTGGCTCCTACTCCGATGATGATCTCCACTGGTGGGCCGACCGACTGCATGAATGGGATAGGATGGGCAAAGAGGTTTTTGTCTATTTCAACAATGATGGGGGGGGAAATGCCGTAAGGAATGCGGAAACGCTCCGCCGATTCGTTTAG
- a CDS encoding sugar phosphate isomerase/epimerase family protein, which yields MNHSSNITRRQFIKLGALATSAALLPNLDALAMTPKKVGLQLYTLRDLMAKDPEGTLKKVAEIGYKEVELFGYADGKFFGKTPKEFSAILKNLGLAVPSGHYTTGKTMPNVKGTLTNDWKRAVDDAAALGQQYMVCAYLFPNERTKLDDYKQFADLFNKSAEVVKAAGMQFCYHNHDFEFKEMDGKLPYDVLLSGTDPKLVKLELDLYWATFANQDPVALFKKHPGRFPLWHVKDMEKTAERAFAPVGTGSINFQRIFDEKKTAGMTHYFVEQDVCKLPPLESIAISYRNIDKLKTM from the coding sequence ATGAATCATTCGTCGAACATTACCCGTAGGCAATTTATTAAACTTGGTGCGTTGGCAACCTCGGCAGCTCTTCTGCCCAATCTGGATGCTTTGGCGATGACGCCCAAGAAAGTCGGTTTGCAGTTGTACACCTTGCGTGATTTGATGGCAAAAGACCCGGAGGGCACACTTAAAAAAGTGGCTGAAATTGGTTATAAAGAGGTTGAACTGTTTGGGTATGCTGATGGGAAATTCTTCGGTAAAACCCCGAAGGAGTTTTCGGCTATTCTGAAAAATCTCGGCCTGGCCGTGCCTAGTGGGCATTATACAACCGGCAAAACGATGCCCAACGTGAAGGGTACGCTCACCAACGACTGGAAACGGGCTGTTGACGATGCGGCTGCTCTGGGTCAGCAATACATGGTTTGTGCGTACCTGTTCCCCAACGAACGAACAAAACTAGACGATTACAAGCAATTTGCCGATCTGTTCAATAAGTCGGCGGAAGTGGTTAAAGCCGCTGGAATGCAGTTCTGCTACCACAACCATGATTTCGAGTTTAAAGAGATGGATGGGAAGCTGCCCTACGACGTACTCCTAAGTGGCACCGATCCAAAGCTGGTCAAACTCGAACTGGATTTGTACTGGGCTACATTTGCCAACCAGGACCCGGTTGCATTGTTCAAAAAGCATCCCGGCCGGTTCCCACTCTGGCACGTGAAAGATATGGAGAAAACGGCCGAACGGGCGTTTGCTCCGGTCGGTACAGGTTCCATCAATTTCCAGCGCATTTTCGACGAGAAGAAAACGGCGGGTATGACGCACTACTTCGTTGAGCAGGATGTCTGCAAACTTCCTCCACTCGAATCCATCGCCATCAGCTACCGAAATATCGACAAGCTGAAAACGATGTAG